One Heteronotia binoei isolate CCM8104 ecotype False Entrance Well chromosome 20, APGP_CSIRO_Hbin_v1, whole genome shotgun sequence DNA segment encodes these proteins:
- the TMEM186 gene encoding transmembrane protein 186, which produces MLGACRRPCLFRSWGRRLPNAAWLGQSEKASLPSFRTRPAVHPCGWQSPAVRQVLPRWLGISAPSQPALEEKNAESPKDFRLIYRFPGIRYCRALSRLKLLQTAITALILPPVWLLHWQDQVTQAQCLYSTGIACFAGFMLYAMSYYFRRIVGLMYLNQDGTVLRVAHLTFWGRRKDFCCPVETVMTLADLGEDRNELLVCLQRYDRDHFFYFTLRFGQVVDEEGFRRVFGTV; this is translated from the coding sequence ATGCTGGGTGCTTGCCGTCGCCCGTGCCTCTTTCGATCCTGGGGAAGGCGTCTCCCAAATGCCGCTTGGTTGGGGCAGTCGGAAAAGGCCTCGCTCCCTTCCTTTAGAACGCGACCAGCAGTGCACCCGTGTGGCTGGCAGAGTCCTGCAGTCCGGCAAGTCCTGCCCAGATGGCTTGGCATTTCAGCCCCTTCTCAGCCGGCCCTGGAGGAAAAAAACGCCGAGAGCCCCAAAGACTTCAGACTGATTTACAGGTTCCCCGGGATCCGGTACTGCCGAGCCCTGTCAAGGTTGAAACTACTTCAGACAGCCATTACGGCGCTGATTCTCCCTCCAGTCTGGCTTCTCCACTGGCAAGACCAAGTGACCCAAGCCCAGTGTCTCTACAGCACAGGCATCGCTTGCTTTGCCGGCTTCATGCTGTATGCCATGAGTTATTACTTCCGGCGAATCGTAGGACTGATGTACTTGAACCAAGACGGCACGGTGCTAAGAGTGGCTCATTTGACgttttgggggaggaggaaggacttCTGCTGCCCGGTCGAAACTGTGATGACCTTGGCTGACCTTGGTGAAGACAGGAACGAGCTTCTGGTCTGCCTCCAGCGGTACGACAGGGATCATTTCTTCTACTTCACTCTCCGCTTTGGGCAGGTTGTGGACGAGGAAGGGTTCAGAAGGGTATTTGGAACAGTTTAG